TTTTTTATCGCCATGTACCTTACCCATTTTTCCTGCTTATTTATCCTACATAACTGGAATGAGTGTAAAAGAATTACAAGAACACAAAGATATAAATGTACAGGCACGTTTATTACTCCATGCTGTTTTTTTTCTATCAGGAGTATCAATGGTTTTTTTAGGCTTAGGTATTGGCGTTACGTTATTCGGACAGTGGCTGCAAGACATATTATCCGGACATTCTGGAATACTTTTGCAACGAATGGCAGGGATATTCATCATAATGATGGGATTATTTGTAGGTGGTTGGTTAAAAATTATGCCACTTATGAAAGATACACGTAAAAGATTTAAAAACAAACCTACAGGCTTAATTGGTAGTTTCTTTATTGGTATTGGCTTTGCTGCTGGATGGACACCTTGTATTGGTCCGATATTCGCTTCTGTATTGGTTATCGCAACTAGTAATCCGACTCAGGGAGCTATTTATACAATTATTTATATTATTGGCTTCGCATTACCATTTTTAATATTCACCTTTTTCTTAAGTTATGCGAAATGGCTTGTGCGTTATACCGGGATTATCACAAGAGTTGGCGGTGCAATGATGTTATTATTTGGTATGTTATTATTCACTGGCCAGTTAGCTAAACTATCAAATTTCTTACTAAAAATTATTCAAGATACATGGTTATCCAATTTAGGTTAGGAGGCGTTTAGTTGAAAAAGAAGATGATGATCCTTATCTTAGCGGGCACGTTTAGTTGGGCTGTATATGACTTTATAAACAATAAGGAAACAGAAGTTGAAATCATACAGCTAACAGAAAATGTGGAAAACCAGATGCAACAAACAAGTGAAGGATTAGATATTGGTGACATGGCACCAAACTTTCGTTTAAAAACAGCAACTGGGGGGAATATAGAACTAACAGCATATCGTGGGGAACGAGTAATGCTAAATTTTTGGGCAACTTGGTGTCCGCCTTGTCGAACGGAGATGCCTGATATGGAAAGATTATATAATGAAAAGGATGTACAAGTTATTGCGGTTAACTTGACACAATCAGAGGCTAAAATAGAAGATGTTACGGATTTTATTACAGAAAATAAATTAACTTTTCCTATTCTTTTAGACGAACAACTAGAAGTAGCGACAACGTATGGTGTTAGACCAATCCCAATTACTTATATGATTGATTCGCAGGGTGTAATTCAAGATAAATCTTTAGGAGCATTGAGTTATGAACAGATGGTGGAAGCAGTAGACAAAATGGAATAATATCTATATAGATTTTATTTTTTTAATATGTGATATAATTAACAAAGTGTAGATTTCATTGTTAAAGCTTTTGCATATTTTAATGAAGAACTAGGAACAGTAAATGTAATTCATTATGCACAATTAGTTAATTTGTGGGATAAATCTTGGAAAAGACTAGACATTTTCAAGTCATTAGATTATAATGATTATAAAATGATAACAATTATAATTAATTGGAGGAATTTATATGACAACTAAAAATCAAACATTACAAGATCAATTAAATCAATTAGTAGCAACACATGGTGTGTTTTTCACGAAGTTACAT
The nucleotide sequence above comes from Paraliobacillus zengyii. Encoded proteins:
- a CDS encoding peroxiredoxin family protein, encoding MKKKMMILILAGTFSWAVYDFINNKETEVEIIQLTENVENQMQQTSEGLDIGDMAPNFRLKTATGGNIELTAYRGERVMLNFWATWCPPCRTEMPDMERLYNEKDVQVIAVNLTQSEAKIEDVTDFITENKLTFPILLDEQLEVATTYGVRPIPITYMIDSQGVIQDKSLGALSYEQMVEAVDKME
- a CDS encoding cytochrome c biogenesis CcdA family protein; translated protein: MQQGIDLTIGIVFGAGMLSFLSPCTLPIFPAYLSYITGMSVKELQEHKDINVQARLLLHAVFFLSGVSMVFLGLGIGVTLFGQWLQDILSGHSGILLQRMAGIFIIMMGLFVGGWLKIMPLMKDTRKRFKNKPTGLIGSFFIGIGFAAGWTPCIGPIFASVLVIATSNPTQGAIYTIIYIIGFALPFLIFTFFLSYAKWLVRYTGIITRVGGAMMLLFGMLLFTGQLAKLSNFLLKIIQDTWLSNLG